Proteins from one Congzhengia minquanensis genomic window:
- a CDS encoding DUF1540 domain-containing protein, with translation MSCCCKPEKTQSPISGISCDVTNCEYHGEGSECKASEIKVCSCDPVQQCSVQCATFVPKGGR, from the coding sequence ATGTCATGTTGTTGTAAACCAGAAAAAACACAGTCTCCGATCTCAGGCATTTCCTGTGATGTTACAAACTGTGAATATCACGGGGAGGGCAGCGAGTGCAAAGCTTCTGAAATTAAAGTTTGCTCCTGCGACCCGGTTCAGCAGTGCAGCGTGCAGTGTGCAACATTTGTGCCCAAAGGCGGAAGATAG